The sequence TTGTTCCGCTTGCAGATTGGTCAGCAACTTGGTCGAAGGAAGTATATGGTTATGAACGTCCGGGGATGAGTGAACGGCTAAAGCAAGAGCAATCGAAAAAATGAATATTTGACGGTTCCTGTCGCCCTGGTTCCCCTGCCAAAGACTGCTGGCACCACCCAGTTGTCCGCAGGTTTCGGCAGTTAAATAAGCATATTACAAAAATATATACATTTATATGCCTTAGTTGCGCCGTGTCCTGAAGTCCATCTTTGCAATGGCCGGAAGCAGCCAGAATTGGCCAAGAAGGCTTTGATTAGTGGTTTTTCTCACGTCCATCTTTGCAATACCAAAGGTTTTACCTGAGGGCTTCTTTTGATTTCGGATTCGCTGTAACGTTCTATTTCTGGTAGCTTTTTCAGGATTTCGTTTACGATAATCTTTCCAATAATAAGGAAACCCCTCACAATGGCTGGGAATTAAATCGCTGGTACCAGGCCGTGCCCAGCCGGGGCCATATTTCAGCTCTTGATCATCTTTTCATCTTTTGGCCATACCTTGCTTGGTAAAAAGCAACCTTCTATCCTTTGACTTATCGGCGCCCAGGCTCAGCCCACAACGAAAGTCGAAAAACTTCATGAAATATCCGGGCTAATAAATCTTTAATATGGAAGGAAAAAGATCCAAACGGTGGCACTCTTCGATAATTTCCAGGATGCCCATGCTGAAACCGAACCAGATCACATCAAAGATATGGTTTTTGAATATCACGGGATTGACCTGGTAACTTGCGGGTTCCCTTAACAGGGAAAGTTTAGGGAAAAATCTTGGCACTTGTTTCTCATATTGTTCAAAGCTTTCTTTATGACGTCTTTTCAGGTCCTGCTCCTCATCCTTGATCACCAAAGGGTAATATACTGCAAATGCCGTTACAATCAGTACCGGAATCAAAAAGGTTTCCGTGGCAAGCCCCACGCCCACGGCGCCTAAAAAGCTGAAAAAATATAAGGGATTTCTGCACATGGAATAGGGCCCCTGGGTGACAAGGTGGTCTGTTTTGTACCCGGCAATATAAAGGGAACACCACAATCGGCCCACCGAGGCGGTGATCACCAGTACAATGGCCGTGATGATCATGGCCGAGGTCAGCGGAGGAAACGAGATGCTCCAATAACTTTCCGTCATACAGATCAAAGCAAATATCATGGCAACATAAACCCTGGATATACCGATTCTGATTCTTTCAATTCTGATTTCTTGCGTCATTATCATGTTGCCTCCTTTGGAGTCCTGTTTTTTGTATTGTTCAAAATGTTAAAATAACGCAGGTGTCCTGGCCGGGTCCGGATGATATTTCCAGATGCCAGCCAAAGCGTTCACAAAGCTGCTTGACAATGTTAAGGCCGAATCCATGGCCTTTAGGATGTTTTTCCCATTCGCCGGGCGTTGCCGGCCGGGCACCGGCGGCCCCGGAATTGCTCACCCGGATATAATCCTGGCCCACGGTCAGGCATATCCTGCCCTCGGGGGTGTAATAGAATGCATTTCGTAACAGATTATCAAGTACCATTCTGAACACTGCGGCAGGTGCATTGGCCCTGGGATGGGCATCTGCCTTATACCGGGTTTCAACAAGCGGGTTTTCAAACTGGTCCCGGTGTTCATTAAAGGCTGTTCTGGCAAGGGATTCAACGTCACAAGACTGCCCTGGCTGCAAGGCCGTATCCTCCCTGGCCAGCATAAGAAAGGTCTCAATGGTCACGGCCATTTTAGCAACAGATTTTTCGATCCGCTTCAAAGGCCTTTGAAGTGCGGCATCCCGGTATTCAGGCATTTGGGATATCAGTTCCACAGCCCCCTTTATGACGGTGAGCGGATTTCTAAGTTCATGGCTGGCATCCCGGGTAAATGTCTTTTCCCGTTCTATAAATTTCCTGATTCGTTTCATGCTTTGCTCCAGGTTTTTGGCCAGAAAACCGATTTCATCCCGGGCAAAGGCGGAACCCAGTTCGACTGGCAGGTGGTCGGGATCACTTTGCGAAATAATCGTTGTCAGTTTTGTCACCGGTTCAATGATTTTTCCGGCCACAGCCGCCCCAAGGCCTGCACCAATGGCTGCCACAAGCAGGGAGCTGCCAAACAGGCCCAGGCTCACAATGGATTCGTATTTTTCTTCCACCTTCAGGGTTCCTACATCATAGAACAGATAAAGCGCCCCTTTTCCCGGGATTTTTTTTATCCCCAGGTGCAGATCCCCCGGCCCTTTGACAGCGCCCGGGCCGTTGGTCTCATAAAATCCTTCCGACAGCCCTGCCGCCATATTTTTATAGACTTTGGGCATGCTGTCAAAATCAAGATAAGCGTTGATATACCGTGAAGATGGCAAAGGACATTTCGGGTCTGCCTTTGCCTGTTCAAGATAATAGCTGATTTCGTTTTTCAGCCGGTTTCTAAAGACCGCATCCTCCACAAGTCCCATGGAACTGTCTATAAAAAACCAGAATGTCATGACCAGAAACAACCCGAACAGGCCAAAGGCAATGACAATTCTGTTGCGCAGGCTATACCTGTATTTCATCGGGTACCTCCAGCTTGTATCCAACCTTGTGCACCGTATGGATCATGGCAAAGGAAAAGGGTTTATCGATTTTTTTTCTCAGCATATACATGTGGCTTCTCAGGGCATCGCTGCCAGGCGGCATATCTTTCCACAGGGCATATTCCATATCGTTGCGCAAGACAACATGGGGGCAGGCCTTTATGAGCATCTCCAGGATGGAAAAGCAGGCACGATTCAGTTCAATCTGTTTTCCCGAACGCTGAACTTTGCGGGTGCCCGTATCTACTTCCAGGTCTGCCACCTGGAAAACGGTTTTCTTTGCATTGGCATTCCGCCTGACCAGGGCATAACATCTAAGTTGCAGCTCCTCGAGTGCAAAAGGCTTTACCAGGTAGTCATCGGTCCCGGATTCAAAGCCCTGAACCTTGTCGGGCAGCGTATCCCGGGCCGTGAGCATGAGAATAGGGATTGCGTTTGTAGCGGAAGCCCTAAGTTTCCTACAAAGGGTCAGCCCGTCCATTCCCGGGAGCATGATATCAAGAATCATTACATCATAACTTTCGGTCAGGGCCAGATGCAGCCCGGCAATGCCGTTCAACGCAAAGTCAAGTACATGGCCCCGGGCTTCAAAATAGTCTGAAATGTTTTCCACGATCCCCTGATCATCTTCCACAAGCAGGATACGAAGGGGCTGTTGCGATTTTGATGTTCTCATACACAGTTTCCTCCATACCCTGATATATATGTCATTTGTTCGTTAATATCCATGTTTGCCACAGACAGCTCCTTTCCAAAAGCCATTGTCACTATAAGGCCGCACTGTTGAAAAAAAAGTAAAAAAAGCGTGAAATATGTGATGAAAGAACCAAGGACATGCCGGGGATCGTCACAGGCTCCCGGGACCGGCATCAACGAACTCATTATTTCACGAAAATTTCATTTTTTTTTCAACATTTATTTCACACGGCACCTGGTAATCTCGTTTCAACATTTCAAAAACGGATGCGTTGCAGCCGGTTTTCAGCCGGAATGCCCACCAGACAACAATTATGATACCAACGGGGTAAAGGTACAGATTTTTGAAAACCAAGCCCAAGCCTATCACAACCGTATGATGCTTCTGGTTGAAAACGCGCTCACGGGTCTGGTTCTTGTGCTTGGGGTGCTGTGGTTGTTCCTTACCCCCCCCGGGTAGCCTTCTGGGTGACCACCACCATACTTGCGTTTTTACCCATGTGCTTTGTGCCCGGTGAAATGGGCAATTTATTTTTGCAGATCCCCGGTGTTATTATTCCGGTACTTCTGGTCTCCCTTGTAGAGTCCCTGGTCATTTTGCCGGCCCATTTAAGCGGCCATGGGCGGTCCATACCGGGTCTGGCTCTGCTGTCCGCCCCCCAGAAAAAGATCAACCGAATGTTATCACGCTTTGTCAACGGCAGGTTCCGATCCATGCTTAATGCCTGCCTTAATGCGCCGTTGCTTGTTTTTGTCACGGCACTGTGCCTTCTGGCAATTACCTTTGCTGCCGTGTCCGGCTGGTGGCTGAAATTCAGCATGACACCAACCATTGATGCCGACACGGTCATTGCCCAGGCCACCCTTCCTTACGGATCCCCTGAAAGCGAATCCGTGGAAATCCAGAACCGGCTTGTCCAGGCTGCAAAGCAGGTGTTCAGGCAGTCTGAGATGACATCTGAAGGGATACCCTCCTTGATCGGTACACGTCTGGAGGAGGGTGAGGTTGAGGTGGAAAGGCGGTTTAAGAGGCTGCCTGCAGCCGGTTCCGGCCCATACTTCTGACCACACTGACCACCTGCCTGGGGCTTTTGCCGCTAATGCTCGAATCCTCGGAACAGGCGCAGTTTCTCATTCCTGCGGCTGTTTCCATGACCTTTGGCCTGATGAGCAGCACCTTTATCACCTTGCTGCTTTTTCCGGTATTGCTCTGTTTATCTATGGTCAAGCACGAAAAACGAAAAGAGCCGACTCGCGTAATTGATTGCAGTCATAGTTGATGAACCAGTAAAAAGTCAAAAAGTAACTTCTCAATAAATCAGGGTTAGGAATTACGAAATTTGCTCTTCCATTTTTCTAACCATTAAATCCGAAAGGGAGGGGATGTTTCCTCGGGTCTCATTCCGATCTATCAGGTAATCCCAAAACGAAACCCCTAATTTCCGGCATGTCTTTTTAATACTTGTAAAGGTGTCTCGGCAGGCCCTTCCCGCAGAACTTCTGGTTGAGCCACTGATTTTTCGTTTTTTGACATATTCTCGGATATCGCTTTCGCTCAAATTATTATGCAATGGAATATCAGGCCTCTCAAGAACCAACAACAGCTCAGACTTGTTTTTGAGGATTCTGTTTAGGGCCAGGTCTAATGCTGCATAACCGGTTTTCTGGCCAAAAATATTATCAAACCGCTTATTGAGGTCAAACTTTGCGCCACTTGTCGGGCCTTGCTGATATTTTTTTAAATCAGCGTATAAATCCCAGATATCGGACCGGACCGACTCAATTTGATCCTTTCGTTTTTGTGTAAAACCGATTAATTTCTGGATTGTTCTTTCTGCATGGACCCAGCATAAAGCATGGGTCAGGATATTGAACTGACCTGCATCATCACTGATTATGGCAAGATCCTGATTCCAGCCATGATCAAGGAGACTACCCAGAAGAGCCCCCTCAGTTGCAATCCTTTTGTGGCGTTTTTTACGGATTTTGTTCTGAAACAAAAATGATTTCCAGTTACGTTCAGTTGAAAAACACTGGTTTTGAAGTTTTTCCAGTTGGTACCTGGGAAGCCGCTGCTGTTTCATATATTCAATGGCAGCGTCGTTAATCACATAATCTTTATGGTTGCACCGCAATAACTGGAGGAAATTGATTCTGCTTTTGCTGTCGGTACTTTTAAACCAGGCGAAAAAATTATTACCGATATGGGTGCAGTAACCATTTTTCCCATTATGCCTGGCACCGGTATCATCCACATTAATATGGCTTGAAAATTTTAATCCTGCAGATAAAATTTCATCCTTTTCTGCATGATATTGATCTTTATTTTCGGTGATGATCGAATTGACCTGTCCACTTGAGATACTGATGCCATACTCTCGCAGTTGCTCAAGAATCAACGGTTGGGTAACATGGCCATGATAATATTGATACAATATAAAGGCTGTCAAAGTAGAACCAAAATGATTTTGAGAAACATGATCCGGCAACCCGCCGATAATATAGTCTCCGTTTGGGGTTTTATATCGGGCTCTACGATATCTGATGTTCCAGTTTCCTATAATGAGATCTTGGACGATGAAATCCTGGTACCCTTTAAATTCACTGCCTTCAGGGATTAAGTCCGGCTGAACAATTTTGTCCTCATTAATTTCGAGTTGCTTTGTCTTTGATCTCTTTTGGGAGCCCGGTCGCTTTTTACCCTGAGTGTTTTTCCTTTTTATGGCTGTCTTCTTATCAAGATTTGACGGTTTGATTTTGGGTTTGCCCTTCTGGCCTTTTAATTCGGCAAGCTCATCTTTCAATTTTTGAATCATGTCCCCTTGTTGTTTGATATAGTCTATCAACTCTGAGATTATGGGAGATTCTTCATCTTTAGCCATTTTGAGTATTTGCCCGATCGTTTTCATGCAATGAATATAGTACACAAAAAGAACAATGTCTAGCGATTTTTTATTTTTCTCCCGCACTTATTGAGAAGTTACGTCAAAAAGACTTATCTTTCTGAAAACATTGATAAAATCATCATTATGTATTATTATTCTAAAATTGTATTTTAGAAATAATACGATGTGTTTACAGAGACTTAAGCTGGAGATTACATGATCCGTATCAAAGATCACAAACAGCAAAAACTTTTCGATCCATGGGATCACTTAAACCCTAAGCGCCGCCGGATGCTTGACGAGGGCTTGCCTGGTC is a genomic window of uncultured Desulfobacter sp. containing:
- a CDS encoding isoprenylcysteine carboxylmethyltransferase family protein, with translation MTQEIRIERIRIGISRVYVAMIFALICMTESYWSISFPPLTSAMIITAIVLVITASVGRLWCSLYIAGYKTDHLVTQGPYSMCRNPLYFFSFLGAVGVGLATETFLIPVLIVTAFAVYYPLVIKDEEQDLKRRHKESFEQYEKQVPRFFPKLSLLREPASYQVNPVIFKNHIFDVIWFGFSMGILEIIEECHRLDLFPSILKIY
- a CDS encoding HAMP domain-containing sensor histidine kinase; the encoded protein is MKYRYSLRNRIVIAFGLFGLFLVMTFWFFIDSSMGLVEDAVFRNRLKNEISYYLEQAKADPKCPLPSSRYINAYLDFDSMPKVYKNMAAGLSEGFYETNGPGAVKGPGDLHLGIKKIPGKGALYLFYDVGTLKVEEKYESIVSLGLFGSSLLVAAIGAGLGAAVAGKIIEPVTKLTTIISQSDPDHLPVELGSAFARDEIGFLAKNLEQSMKRIRKFIEREKTFTRDASHELRNPLTVIKGAVELISQMPEYRDAALQRPLKRIEKSVAKMAVTIETFLMLAREDTALQPGQSCDVESLARTAFNEHRDQFENPLVETRYKADAHPRANAPAAVFRMVLDNLLRNAFYYTPEGRICLTVGQDYIRVSNSGAAGARPATPGEWEKHPKGHGFGLNIVKQLCERFGWHLEISSGPGQDTCVILTF
- a CDS encoding response regulator transcription factor, which gives rise to MRTSKSQQPLRILLVEDDQGIVENISDYFEARGHVLDFALNGIAGLHLALTESYDVMILDIMLPGMDGLTLCRKLRASATNAIPILMLTARDTLPDKVQGFESGTDDYLVKPFALEELQLRCYALVRRNANAKKTVFQVADLEVDTGTRKVQRSGKQIELNRACFSILEMLIKACPHVVLRNDMEYALWKDMPPGSDALRSHMYMLRKKIDKPFSFAMIHTVHKVGYKLEVPDEIQV
- a CDS encoding efflux RND transporter permease subunit, which encodes MVVPYPPRVAFWVTTTILAFLPMCFVPGEMGNLFLQIPGVIIPVLLVSLVESLVILPAHLSGHGRSIPGLALLSAPQKKINRMLSRFVNGRFRSMLNACLNAPLLVFVTALCLLAITFAAVSGWWLKFSMTPTIDADTVIAQATLPYGSPESESVEIQNRLVQAAKQVFRQSEMTSEGIPSLIGTRLEEGEVEVERRFKRLPAAGSGPYF
- a CDS encoding transposase, encoding MAKDEESPIISELIDYIKQQGDMIQKLKDELAELKGQKGKPKIKPSNLDKKTAIKRKNTQGKKRPGSQKRSKTKQLEINEDKIVQPDLIPEGSEFKGYQDFIVQDLIIGNWNIRYRRARYKTPNGDYIIGGLPDHVSQNHFGSTLTAFILYQYYHGHVTQPLILEQLREYGISISSGQVNSIITENKDQYHAEKDEILSAGLKFSSHINVDDTGARHNGKNGYCTHIGNNFFAWFKSTDSKSRINFLQLLRCNHKDYVINDAAIEYMKQQRLPRYQLEKLQNQCFSTERNWKSFLFQNKIRKKRHKRIATEGALLGSLLDHGWNQDLAIISDDAGQFNILTHALCWVHAERTIQKLIGFTQKRKDQIESVRSDIWDLYADLKKYQQGPTSGAKFDLNKRFDNIFGQKTGYAALDLALNRILKNKSELLLVLERPDIPLHNNLSESDIREYVKKRKISGSTRSSAGRACRDTFTSIKKTCRKLGVSFWDYLIDRNETRGNIPSLSDLMVRKMEEQIS